In the genome of Neodiprion pinetum isolate iyNeoPine1 chromosome 2, iyNeoPine1.2, whole genome shotgun sequence, one region contains:
- the Idh3g gene encoding isocitrate dehydrogenase [NAD] subunit gamma, mitochondrial, giving the protein MAARYVSKYVRTPQLLLLQLHRGASTMSMFDIQHKTPTVRKVPNIPKAHYGGRHTVTLLPGAGIGPELMGYVKEVFRYAGVPVDFEHVDIDPMSDNNDDLDYAITTIRRNGVALKGNIETRIMEAGVPSRNVAMRNELDLYINVLHCVSYEGVSSRQKDMDIVIVRQNTEGEYAMLEHESVLGVVESMKVITKSNSERVAKYAFEYARRHGRKKVTTVHKANIMKLSDGLFLETARQMAKNYPEIQHNDMIIDNTCMQLVSNPHQFDIILTTNLYGSIVSNVVCGLLGGAGLLAGKNYGDQYAIFEPGTRNTGSSIAGQNVANPIAMLNAAVDMLRHLGHRQHAHVIQSAINKTINQGVHTRDLGGTATSSEVVETVIKNIKQGVH; this is encoded by the coding sequence ATGGCCGCTCGATACGTGTCCAAATATGTTCGAACGCCGCAGCTTCTGCTACTGCAGCTTCACCGGGGAGCGAGCACAATGTCGATGTTTGACATTCAGCACAAAACCCCGACCGTTCGAAAGGTACCAAACATACCGAAAGCTCACTACGGTGGAAGGCACACCGTTACGCTGCTTCCAGGTGCCGGTATCGGCCCAGAATTGATGGGTTATGTAAAGGAAGTATTTCGATACGCAGGTGTTCCAGTCGATTTTGAGCACGTCGATATCGACCCGATGTCCGACAATAACGATGATCTTGATTACGCGATCACGACGATAAGGCGTAACGGTGTCGCCCTCAAAGGAAACATCGAGACGCGGATAATGGAGGCAGGTGTTCCTTCTCGCAATGTCGCAATGAGGAACGAGCTCGATCTCTACATAAACGTGCTCCACTGCGTATCGTACGAAGGCGTGTCGTCCCGTCAGAAAGACATGGACATTGTCATTGTCAGACAGAACACTGAGGGCGAGTACGCAATGCTGGAGCACGAGAGCGTGCTTGGCGTGGTCGAGAGCATGAAAGTAATAACAAAATCCAATTCTGAGCGTGTTGCCAAGTATGCCTTCGAGTATGCCAGACGACATGGCAGGAAGAAAGTCACGACAGTTCACAAAGCTAACATAATGAAGCTATCAGATGGATTGTTTCTAGAGACCGCTAGACAGATGGCCAAAAATTACCCGGAAATACAACACAACGATATGATCATTGACAACACTTGCATGCAGCTTGTGTCTAATCCCCACCAATTCGATATTATTCTCACAACCAATCTGTACGGTAGCATTGTCTCTAATGTTGTATGCGGATTGCTTGGTGGTGCTGGCCTGTTGGCCGGTAAAAATTACGGGGATCAGTATGCCATCTTTGAACCTGGTACGCGAAACACTGGAAGTTCCATCGCTGGACAGAACGTTGCCAATCCAATCGCTATGCTCAACGCCGCCGTTGACATGCTTAGGCATTTGGGTCACAGGCAACATGCACATGTCATACAATCCGCTATAAATAAGACGATAAACCAGGGGGTTCACACTCGTGATCTGGGAGGCACTGCAACGAGTTCTGAAGTTGTTGAGACAGTTATAAAAAACATTAAACAAGGGGTGCATTAG
- the LOC124210969 gene encoding uncharacterized protein isoform X2 translates to MPCQVDWKRVVLVYVLQIYSYTAAVVVWVQLDVPRYVEYRSTVTLICNHSVSENVLHKIEFIRNEYKIFQYIKDRTPPTQMHKVPGAELQPTSAMNVIKLKDVGFEASGVYSCDVSMATPIYTVGSDSVNMEVIVPQSEDPRITFKKPYYVVGEILEANCTSSPAHPAPHITWFINGKEVDVFLVRTFPIKTRENQLMSTVAQLSIEVSALHAGENGRLEISCNSTIPTYPMQNGQYADFKSETKSSK, encoded by the exons ATGCCGTGTCAAGTGGATTGGAAGCGAGTTGTCCTCGTCTACGTTCTTCAGATTTATTCCT ATACAGCTGCAGTAGTCGTTTGGGTACAGTTAGACGTACCCAGATACGTAGAATATCGAAGCACTGTAACATTAATCTGCAACCACAGCGTATCTGAGAATGTTTTGCATAAGATTGAATTCATACGAAATGAGTACAAGATATTTCAGTACATCAAAGATCGGACACCACCAACTCAGATGCACAAAGTTCCAGGGGCCGAATTGCAG CCAACGTCTGCGATGAACGTGATTAAGTTGAAGGACGTTGGATTTGAGGCGTCTGGAGTTTATTCCTGCGACGTATCAATGGCGACTCCGATTTACACTGTGGGTTCGGATTCCGTAAACATGGAAGTTATTG TGCCTCAATCGGAAGATCCACGTATAACATTTAAGAAGCCTTATTACGTTGTGGGAGAaatccttgaagctaattgtacTTCGTCCCCCGCACATCCGGCTCCCCATATAACTTGGTTCATAAATGGCAAAGAG GTTGACGTTTTCCTGGTCAGAACATTTCCCATTAAAACACGTGAAAATCAGCTGATGTCAACGGTTGCGCAATTGAGCATTGAAGTATCAGCTCTGCATGCCGGTGAGAACGGGCGTTTAGAGATCAGTTGCAATTCAACGATACCAACTTACCCGATGCAGAACGGGCAATATGCTGATTTCAAATCAGAGACTAAGTCAAGTAAGT
- the LOC124210969 gene encoding uncharacterized protein isoform X1: MPCQVDWKRVVLVYVLQIYSYTAAVVVWVQLDVPRYVEYRSTVTLICNHSVSENVLHKIEFIRNEYKIFQYIKDRTPPTQMHKVPGAELQPTSAMNVIKLKDVGFEASGVYSCDVSMATPIYTVGSDSVNMEVIVPQSEDPRITFKKPYYVVGEILEANCTSSPAHPAPHITWFINGKEVDVFLVRTFPIKTRENQLMSTVAQLSIEVSALHAGENGRLEISCNSTIPTYPMQNGQYADFKSETKSIKIISVPLTPSTASSCHRENVVLLTISGIIATNGITNYLQSIVVKLLGLNLIVP, from the exons ATGCCGTGTCAAGTGGATTGGAAGCGAGTTGTCCTCGTCTACGTTCTTCAGATTTATTCCT ATACAGCTGCAGTAGTCGTTTGGGTACAGTTAGACGTACCCAGATACGTAGAATATCGAAGCACTGTAACATTAATCTGCAACCACAGCGTATCTGAGAATGTTTTGCATAAGATTGAATTCATACGAAATGAGTACAAGATATTTCAGTACATCAAAGATCGGACACCACCAACTCAGATGCACAAAGTTCCAGGGGCCGAATTGCAG CCAACGTCTGCGATGAACGTGATTAAGTTGAAGGACGTTGGATTTGAGGCGTCTGGAGTTTATTCCTGCGACGTATCAATGGCGACTCCGATTTACACTGTGGGTTCGGATTCCGTAAACATGGAAGTTATTG TGCCTCAATCGGAAGATCCACGTATAACATTTAAGAAGCCTTATTACGTTGTGGGAGAaatccttgaagctaattgtacTTCGTCCCCCGCACATCCGGCTCCCCATATAACTTGGTTCATAAATGGCAAAGAG GTTGACGTTTTCCTGGTCAGAACATTTCCCATTAAAACACGTGAAAATCAGCTGATGTCAACGGTTGCGCAATTGAGCATTGAAGTATCAGCTCTGCATGCCGGTGAGAACGGGCGTTTAGAGATCAGTTGCAATTCAACGATACCAACTTACCCGATGCAGAACGGGCAATATGCTGATTTCAAATCAGAGACTAAGTCAA TTAAAATCATTTCTGTTCCTCTCACTCCGTCAACGGCGTCCAGCTGTCACCGAGAGAACGTCGTCTTGTTGACAATCAGCGGAATTATCGCGACTAACGGAATAACTAATTATTTGCAATCGATAGTCGTAAAACTATTAGGTCTAAATCTCATTGtaccataa